From the genome of Monomorium pharaonis isolate MP-MQ-018 chromosome 2, ASM1337386v2, whole genome shotgun sequence, one region includes:
- the LOC118644515 gene encoding uncharacterized protein LOC118644515 isoform X2 — protein MNFSRMNYYVPIQQNNVCDKPTLSQPRYIPRILGRRYALTATAYKYLDIGIRVESMPCVELLIGDNRSRIGHLHLTYAIWKTFIERRADIVQFMQAAVPSSKILIHDLVIDLNWKIVLNKYAINCIKIFILLVKNINNLLLFYVKIMSLIKVML, from the exons GCAAAATAATGTGTGtgataaacc aacatTATCACAACCGCGTTATATTCCGCGCATCTTGGGAAGGAGATATGCTTTGACTGCTacagcatataaatatttggacATCGGAATCAGAGTGGAATCTATGCCCTGTGTAGAATTATTGATTGGTGACAACCGAAGTCGCATAGGTCACCTACACCTGACTTATGCGATATGGAAAACGTTCATCGAGAGACGTGCGGATATTGTGCAATTCATGCAGGCAGCTGTAccttcttcaaaaattttgattcatGATCTAGTTATAGATCTC aactgGAAGATTGTGTTGAACAAGTATGCGATCAAttgcatcaaaatatttatattgttggtgaaaaatataaacaatttgttactattttacgtcaaaatcatgtcactaataaaagtaatgctgtaa
- the LOC118644515 gene encoding uncharacterized protein LOC118644515 isoform X1 yields the protein MNFSRMNYYVPIQQNNVCDKPTLSQPRYIPRILGRRYALTATAYKYLDIGIRVESMPCVELLIGDNRSRIGHLHLTYAIWKTFIERRADIVQFMQAAVPSSKILIHDLVIDLVSIRKENIVKLTLYNTSMYMKPSTIQFLLELEDCVEQVCDQLHQNIYIVGEKYKQFVTILRQNHVTNKSNAVKILHKKYDKTCLVDCELLAYASDNIVYDALQNE from the exons GCAAAATAATGTGTGtgataaacc aacatTATCACAACCGCGTTATATTCCGCGCATCTTGGGAAGGAGATATGCTTTGACTGCTacagcatataaatatttggacATCGGAATCAGAGTGGAATCTATGCCCTGTGTAGAATTATTGATTGGTGACAACCGAAGTCGCATAGGTCACCTACACCTGACTTATGCGATATGGAAAACGTTCATCGAGAGACGTGCGGATATTGTGCAATTCATGCAGGCAGCTGTAccttcttcaaaaattttgattcatGATCTAGTTATAGATCTCGTAAGTAtacgtaaagaaaatattgtaaagttaacattatataatactagtatgtatatgaaaccatcaaccatacaatttttattagaactgGAAGATTGTGTTGAACAAGTATGCGATCAAttgcatcaaaatatttatattgttggtgaaaaatataaacaatttgttactattttacgtcaaaatcatgtcactaataaaagtaatgctgtaaagatattacataaaaaatatgataagacGTGTCTCGTAGATTGTGAGTTATTGGCTTATGCATccgacaatattgtatatgatgctttacaaaacgaataa